The genome window TCCAAAGACGAACTCCCAATTATCGCAATGACAGCCCATGCGATGAAGGAGGAGATAGAGAGATATTTTGATGCCGGTATGAATGACTATATATCAAAACCTATAGATAATGAAGCGTTTTATGATAAACTCAGTAAGTGGTTAAAGACTAAAGTCAGCAGGAGCGAAGTATTGTCGGCTGACGATATATATTTCCCGTATGAATTTGAGGGAATAGATGTTAAGGCATTGTTGAGGAGGCTCAACTATAACACAAAACTACTTGAAAATATTCTAACGGAATTTAGGAACAGCTCTGAAACTATAATGGATGATATAATGGATGCAATCACTGCAAAGAACTACGAGAGGGCTAAGCACTTGCTTCATGGTCTAAAGGGAATGTCCGCCAACATGTCGGCTGTTGAAATCTATAATGAAATAGTAAGCATAGAAAGTGCCTTATCGGAGGAAACACCGGTAAATCTGGACAGACTTCAGACAAAGCTAAGACGCCTCTACAGCTCGGTTGACATGTTTGAGAATTTTAAGAAAGACAAGTCTGGTTCGAAAAGTGATGAAGAACCTTTAGATGTAAATTCTTTAAAAAGCATATACTTTAAACTAAATAAGCTTCTAAATGAAAACGCCTTGCATACGGTGACATATTTTGAAAGTATAAAGAGCACTATAGAGAGTGTATCAGAGGCGGAGACGGTAAATAAGTTACAGGAAAATATATCAAATCTAAACTATGCTGCGGCTCTTTCTGTATTGCAACAAATTTTCAGCAAGTTTAAATTTGTTTCAGTGAAGGGAGAATAACCATGGATTCAGATAAACAGAAGATTTTGATTGTAGATGATATGCCGATGAATATAAAGATATTGAACGAACTGTTACAGGAGGATTATCTGACATACTATGCAACCGGCGGAAATCAAGCCATAGAAATGACATCGCTAATAGTCCCAGACTTAATTCTTTTGGATATTATTATGCCGGAGATAAATGGATATGAAGTATATAAGACAATTCGTGAAGATGAACATCTTGCATCTATACCAATAATATTCATAACGGCCATGGATGGCGATATAGATGAATCATATGGATTAAACATCGGTGCCGTGGATTATATCACTAAGCCCTTTAATCCATCAATAGTGAAATTACGCGTGAAGAACCACCTTGAGTTGAAAAAACAAAGGGACATTTTGTCTAAACTGGCTACAATAGACGCCTTAACTGCAATTCCGAATAGGAGAACTTTCGACGATTCATATCGAAGGGAGTGGACCAGGGCGGTAAGAATAAATTCTGCTTTGTCGTTAATGCTTATAGATATTGATTATTTTAAACTTTACAATGACCACTATGGACATATACAGGGAGATATAAGCCTTAGAAAAGTAGCCGATACGT of Nitrospirae bacterium YQR-1 contains these proteins:
- a CDS encoding diguanylate cyclase, with the translated sequence MDSDKQKILIVDDMPMNIKILNELLQEDYLTYYATGGNQAIEMTSLIVPDLILLDIIMPEINGYEVYKTIREDEHLASIPIIFITAMDGDIDESYGLNIGAVDYITKPFNPSIVKLRVKNHLELKKQRDILSKLATIDALTAIPNRRTFDDSYRREWTRAVRINSALSLMLIDIDYFKLYNDHYGHIQGDISLRKVADTLQACLKRPTDLVARYGGEEFVCLLPETGIDGVVQIGNQIRVSIEALKIPHEFSKVSSYITISAGCSKVSPTLDILPEIFLSHVDKLLYQSKQGGRNLLTCDVYL